A single window of Williamwhitmania sp. DNA harbors:
- a CDS encoding RDD family protein: MASKTIRFLNFLLDTIFYLLIMILFFRIFRDVIDRNNVKWISIVAYFLYYLIFELIDGRTVGKIITRSKVVSTTIVDRVTFFQILGRTFVRLLVLFDALSFLFFKKGLHDWISKTTVVKL, encoded by the coding sequence ATGGCAAGTAAAACAATTCGTTTTCTCAACTTTTTGTTGGATACCATTTTCTACCTATTAATTATGATATTATTTTTCAGAATATTCAGAGATGTTATAGATAGAAATAATGTGAAATGGATTTCGATTGTTGCTTATTTTCTTTACTATTTAATCTTTGAATTAATAGATGGAAGAACTGTAGGAAAGATTATTACTCGATCAAAGGTTGTTTCTACCACTATTGTTGATCGTGTTACTTTTTTTCAAATTTTAGGAAGAACGTTCGTGCGCTTACTTGTTTTGTTTGATGCCTTATCTTTCCTTTTTTTCAAGAAAGGATTACATGATTGGATTTCAAAAACTACTGTTGTAAAACTATAG